The Antricoccus suffuscus genomic interval GCGCGCACGACGTCGTCGCTTACGCTGACCCGGCCGCGGTTAACCAACAGCAGGGCGATAATGCCGAGCGCCAGCGGAACGCCGTAGATTAGCCACGGACTCACTCCCAACAAGGCGGGATGAAGTTGAGCGCTGAACAGAATCGCGAACCCGATCACTACCGCCCATGCGCCTTTCGGCGCGTACAGCCATTCGCGGTAGTTGGCCGGGGGAGAGGGCTGTCGCGCCGACGTAAAGGAGTCGGGCCGATCGGCATCCGGTCGAGGCATATTACGAGAGTAGCCTTCCTGTGTGGAAGCCGTGCAGATTAGAGTCCGTCGTCTCGATCACGATCTACCGATGCCGTCGTACAGCCATCCTGGCGACGCCGGTGCCGACCTACATGCCGCCGAAGATGTCGAGCTGGGGCCGGGGCGGCGCGCTCTGGTCCGTACCGGAATCGCCCTTGAGCTCCCCGAAGGTTACGTCGGGCTTGTGCACCCTCGCTCTGGTCTCGCCCATCGGCACGGACTGAGCATCGTCAACGCCCCCGGCACGATCGACGCCGGATATCGCGGCGAGGTGCTCGTCAACCTGATCAACTTCGATCCGACGGAGCCGGTCACGGTACGCCGCGGGGACCGTGTCGCGCAGCTGCTCGTCCAACAGGTCACCCAGGCAGACTTCGTTGAGTCTTCCGAACTGTCCGAGTCGATCCGCGGGTCTGGCGGGCACGGCTCGTCGGGCCGGTAGGTTAGACCCGACCCAAGCGAAACCACAACTACATTCCACGTCCAGAAACCACGGCCCAGAAATCCGGGCCCGCACGATGCCAATGTCGGCGCAACCCGAAGGAGACCACCCACATGCTTGGCCGCCGCAAGAAAATTGATCGCGCGCTGCGCGAACGCGGCGTACCGCCCGAGGTGACGCACGTCGAGCGCGACGACCGTAAAACGACCGCCGGCCCGTACGACATACTCGATGCCCCGGGCGGCGACGAGCCGACGCTCGACTTCGGCGCGCTCATCGTCCCTGTCGACCCGCGATTCGAGGTCCGTCTCGAAATCGCCACCGACGGATCCGTCGGTGGCGTCTCGCTCATGCGAGACGGCTCAATTCTGCAGCTCGGCGTGTTTGCCGCACCGCGCTCCGGTGGCGCGTGGGATGACATCCGGTCCGATATCTCCTCAGAGATCGAGCGTAACGGGGGACGACGCGAACAGATCGACGGCGAGTTCGGACCGGAGCTGCGCGCCGCTATCGTCAACGACGGCGGCACTCAAGACGCGCGGTTCATCGGCGTAGACGGGCCGCGATGGTTCCTTCGGGCACTGATCGCCGGACCTGCCGCCATTGACGACGATGTGGCCGCTGACTTCCTTGAACTTTTTCGGAGGGTCGTAGTGAATCGCGGCACCGAGCCCAAACCCGTGCGTGAACCGCTCACGTTGCAACTGCCCGCGGCGCTCGCGTCGCAGGTGGAGGAGGCCGCCAGCGAGCGTGACGACGGCACCGTCGAGGCGTAAGCCAACTAACTATCTGACGGAGCAGATCTTCGGCTCCATGACTGGCATACTCTGGTGCCATGACCACTTCCGCTGACGCGGCAAAAGCTGACAAGCCGCGCGGTGTCTTCTCCCGACTGATGCATCGGCTTGCCGCCGACGCCGACGTACTCGATGCCGAAGATCTACAGGAGAGCACCGGCAAGGTTGGGAACTGCTGCTGCCGCGACCTCGTCGCCGGGGAGTCGGTACGCATCGCCGGACGGCTCCGCTCGGTCGTCTACACCCCGAGCGAAAAAGCGCCGACCTTGACCGCCGAATTGTTCGACGGCACCGGCGCGGTCGAACTCGTATGGCTGGGACAGCGACGCATTCCAGGGATCGAGCCCGGCCGCGAGATGGTCGTATCCGGGCGAATCGCCGATCGCGACGGGTCGCCGGCGCTGTTCAACCCGTGGTACGAACTCACG includes:
- a CDS encoding DUF3093 family protein — its product is MPRPDADRPDSFTSARQPSPPANYREWLYAPKGAWAVVIGFAILFSAQLHPALLGVSPWLIYGVPLALGIIALLLVNRGRVSVSDDVVRAGGNSFDVREVASVEELDVPNTRRAIGPEGDPSAWAFTRPWIHTSVKVVSTTDDPPYFLISSRRPTELAAAIVAAAEAHSD
- the dut gene encoding dUTP diphosphatase produces the protein MQIRVRRLDHDLPMPSYSHPGDAGADLHAAEDVELGPGRRALVRTGIALELPEGYVGLVHPRSGLAHRHGLSIVNAPGTIDAGYRGEVLVNLINFDPTEPVTVRRGDRVAQLLVQQVTQADFVESSELSESIRGSGGHGSSGR
- a CDS encoding DUF3710 domain-containing protein, producing the protein MLGRRKKIDRALRERGVPPEVTHVERDDRKTTAGPYDILDAPGGDEPTLDFGALIVPVDPRFEVRLEIATDGSVGGVSLMRDGSILQLGVFAAPRSGGAWDDIRSDISSEIERNGGRREQIDGEFGPELRAAIVNDGGTQDARFIGVDGPRWFLRALIAGPAAIDDDVAADFLELFRRVVVNRGTEPKPVREPLTLQLPAALASQVEEAASERDDGTVEA
- a CDS encoding OB-fold nucleic acid binding domain-containing protein, whose translation is MTTSADAAKADKPRGVFSRLMHRLAADADVLDAEDLQESTGKVGNCCCRDLVAGESVRIAGRLRSVVYTPSEKAPTLTAELFDGTGAVELVWLGQRRIPGIEPGREMVVSGRIADRDGSPALFNPWYELTPTGAG